GGGGAggagatcttttttaaaagtactgtatatatacattttcTCCTCCTGAAAGCAGGAGAGATGGATATGCCGGAAAATAAATTCCAGCCTCCCCAACTCCAgatgtatatataaaaataaaagccgAAGTCGACTTGCGCCTCAGATTTCccctcacttatttatttatttatttatttatttatttatttatttatttatttatttcgcgTGTTTTCAAGGTTCCCTCAGTGGCGGAGCATTAATCGATCCCGGGAGCCTGACGTCTCTCTGAACGCAACCCGTCTTAGTGGAAGAGTGCAGGACGGCTGCGACGCCAGGCACCCTGCCCTGGAgatggaaattaattaattagtttaattaattaattcatccagcgggcgggcgggcggggggaggAGAGGCTGGGCGGAGGTAGGGCtcaggtggtggcggcggcggcgggctgGGCGCACTCCCTCTCACGAGGCAAGGCGCTCTCATTGGAGGGAAAAAGGCGGAGCGCGGCCCTCCGTCTGCTTCGGCGGAGCCACCGGGGCGGGAAGGGGGCGTGCCCGGGCGACGGCGGAGGAGAGGCTCCCGGCGCGGACACGGGCGCTCCCGCTCGCCCAGAGAAGAGCAGACGACCGCCGTGGTTGAGGGGTTGGGCGCCGCTGTTgttgttgccgccgccgccgccgccgccgccgccgccttgctTTCCTCCCGCGCCTTCTGGGCAGACCATGGTCGCAGCAAACTGGGGACAGCCGGGCATCCGCGCGGGCTCCGCCACCCCTCTCCGGAGGAGCTGGAATTGGTAACGCGCCCCAAGCTGCCGCTGGGGGAGGCTCTTTTTCCTCAGCCCCCCCGAGGCGTTTCGACCCCGGGGGCcggcagcagcagcctcgccaccAGCTCGATCCGGAGCAGCaccggcagcagcagcggcagcagcagctccgGATCCATCAGCACCATGGATCTGTCCTTCATGGCTGCGCAGGTCAGCGCGGGCGAGGATGGATGGATTGGGGGGGAGCAGGATCGGAAGGTGGGGGCGGGGGGTCGACCGATCTCTTCAAAAACTCCCCCctcccaccttaattcaaagcCCCCCCAAAGCAGTCAGTCTCCCCCAAACCCTGAGCCCCCCCCTCTAATATTAGCAGGTGTTAAACAGGTAGGAGTTGGCCTCAAACGGGGACGGGAATCGTTCAGCTTTTGGTTTGATGGGGAGGGGA
The Pogona vitticeps strain Pit_001003342236 chromosome 1, PviZW2.1, whole genome shotgun sequence genome window above contains:
- the C1H14orf132 gene encoding uncharacterized protein C14orf132 homolog, with translation MTSPYDINGSGGGGGGGLGALPLTRQGALIGGKKAERGPPSASAEPPGREGGVPGRRRRRGSRRGHGRSRSPREEQTTAVVEGLGAAVVVAAAAAAAAAALLSSRAFWADHGRSKLGTAGHPRGLRHPSPEELELVTRPKLPLGEALFPQPPRGVSTPGAGSSSLATSSIRSSTGSSSGSSSSGSISTMDLSFMAAQIPVMGGAFMDSPNDDFSTEYSLFNSSANVHAATSLPNQPEETSRSSNDAILLWIAIIATIGNIVVVGVVYAFTF